A stretch of Geotrypetes seraphini chromosome 2, aGeoSer1.1, whole genome shotgun sequence DNA encodes these proteins:
- the LOC117354895 gene encoding C-C chemokine receptor type 4-like: MNWTEAASTSDMAYNDNYDSFPTPCSKEGIKNFGKQFLPSLYLLVFMFGLLGNSLVIWVLVQKERLKNMTDVYLLNLAISDLMFGFFLPFWAYDAADQWVFGKGLCKIISGASLVGFYSGILFIMLMSIDRYLAIVHVVFAMKARTVTYGTITSIVVWALAVLASTPEMVFNELQIDQNHITCQPNYSSYSKTWKLIHSLEISILGLLIPFAVMVFSYSMIIKVLLRCKNEKRKKAIRLIFTVIVVFFISWAPYNIVLFLQLLYELDIFNSCTISKELDYSMQLTEAIALIHCCLNPIIYVLLGEKFRKHLRVLFYKCGLCAIFCNHCGFLHQSVSDSISSSPSVNQRAS; this comes from the coding sequence ATGAATTGGACAGAAGCAGCGAGCACCTCTGATATGGCATACAACGACAATTATGACAGTTTCCCAACCCCTTGCAGTAAAGAAGGCATCAAGAACTTCGGGAAACAGTTCCTGCCAAGCCTTTATTTGCTTGTGTTCATGTTTGGCCTGCTGGGGAATTCTTTAGTGATCTGGGTCTTGGTCCAAAAGGAAAGACTGAAAAATATGACAGATGTTTACCTGTTAAATCTCGCAATATCAGATTTGATGTTTGGCTTTTTCCTTCCCTTCTGGGCTTATGACGCAGCTGACCAGTGGGTTTTCGGTAAGGGGTTGTGCAAAATCATTTCTGGGGCCTCTCTGGTTGGCTTTTATAGTGGCATATTGTTCATAATGCTCATGAGCATAGACAGATACCTAGCAATTGTTCATGTCGTATTTGCTATGAAAGCAAGGACTGTTACATATGGCACTATCACAAGCATTGTTGTCTGGGCACTGGCCGTTTTGGCGTCAACCCCAGAGATGGTATTTAACGAATTGCAAATTGATCAAAACCACATAACTTGCCAGCCAAATTATTCCAGCTATTCCAAAACCTGGAAACTCATCCACAGTTTGGAAATCAGCATTTTGGGGCTACTGATCCCATTTGCGGTGATGGTTTTCTCTTATTCAATGATCATCAAGGTTTTGCTTAGATGCAAGAATGAAAAGAGGAAAAAGGCAATCAGGTTGATCTTTACTGTGATAGTTGTGTTTTTTATTTCCTGGGCACCGTACAATATCGTGTTGTTCCTACAGCTACTTTACGAACTGGATATTTTCAATAGCTGCACTATCAGCAAAGAATTGGACTATTCGATGCAGTTGACAGAAGCCATAGCATTGATTCATTGCTGCCTCAATCCAATTATCTATGTCTTACTGGGTGAAAAGTTTAGGAAGCACCTAAGAGTCCTGTTTTACAAATGTGGCTTGTGTGCAATCTTCTGCAATCATTGTGGATTTCTGCATCAGTCTGTGTCGGATTCCATCAGCTCCTCTCCCTCAGTCAACCAGAGAGCCTCGTGA